From the Chloroflexota bacterium genome, one window contains:
- a CDS encoding amidohydrolase, translating into MSRLTILGGYLLPSVMEGPKKGWGLTIEGNTIVALGPNAELRQSYPALDFLDASDKIILPGFVNSHMHLYGLLSHGIPIRVPPRGFYAFLQDFWWPQVEDRLDHDLIRSATALACLTMIRSGITTFCDILEAPRAIPGALEVEAEVVAQSGLRAVLSFEATERMGAENGQLGLEENARFIQEHPRTGCISGMMCLHTTFTCSPPFIQKAKSLATELGSDIHMHLSESSYEPQYCMEKYGVWPVKLYEQLGFLGPDVLASQCVQVRPEEIAILEQQGVRVSHMPLSNCEVGGGISPVPDLLTRNITVGLGSDGYINNFFEVMRGAFLIHKAARQDTLAMPSTAILRMATEWGARAVGLSSVGTLEAGHLADVILIDGDCDTPLTDFNLMDQVVLYRHPTDIDTVIVDGQFLMKNKEVLTLDESKVKAEAQQAATRLWG; encoded by the coding sequence ATGTCAAGACTGACCATACTGGGAGGGTACCTGCTCCCCTCGGTCATGGAGGGACCCAAAAAGGGATGGGGGCTGACTATTGAGGGCAACACCATCGTCGCCCTGGGACCCAATGCTGAGCTGCGCCAATCCTATCCAGCATTGGACTTTCTAGACGCAAGTGATAAGATCATCCTCCCCGGCTTCGTCAACTCCCATATGCATCTGTATGGGCTACTCTCCCACGGCATCCCCATTCGTGTCCCTCCCCGCGGTTTCTATGCCTTTCTGCAGGACTTCTGGTGGCCACAGGTGGAGGACCGCCTCGATCATGATCTGATTCGTTCGGCGACAGCCCTGGCCTGCCTCACCATGATCCGAAGCGGCATCACCACCTTCTGTGACATCCTGGAGGCACCGCGGGCCATCCCGGGGGCCCTGGAGGTAGAGGCAGAAGTGGTTGCCCAGTCTGGATTGCGGGCCGTCCTATCCTTCGAGGCCACGGAGCGAATGGGCGCGGAGAATGGCCAGCTGGGACTTGAGGAGAATGCCCGCTTTATCCAGGAGCACCCCCGCACAGGATGCATCAGCGGCATGATGTGCCTGCATACCACCTTCACCTGCAGTCCCCCCTTCATTCAGAAGGCCAAATCCCTGGCCACGGAACTGGGGTCCGACATTCATATGCACCTTTCCGAGAGCTCCTACGAACCCCAATATTGTATGGAGAAGTATGGTGTGTGGCCAGTGAAGCTATACGAACAGCTAGGCTTTCTTGGGCCGGATGTGCTCGCCTCGCAGTGCGTACAGGTTCGGCCGGAGGAAATAGCTATTTTGGAGCAGCAAGGAGTGAGGGTCTCCCACATGCCATTGAGCAACTGCGAGGTCGGTGGTGGTATCTCACCCGTCCCCGATCTGCTGACCAGGAACATCACCGTTGGTTTGGGCAGTGATGGTTATATCAATAACTTCTTTGAGGTGATGCGTGGCGCCTTCCTGATTCACAAAGCGGCCAGACAGGATACTTTGGCCATGCCTTCGACAGCCATACTGCGTATGGCCACAGAGTGGGGAGCACGGGCCGTAGGATTGTCGAGTGTTGGCACCTTAGAAGCCGGCCATCTGGCTGATGTGATTCTGATTGACGGCGACTGTGATACACCGCTCACCGACTTTAATCTGATGGACCAGGTCGTCCTTTATCGCCATCCGACTGACATTGATACGGTCATCGTGGATGGACAGTTTCTGATGAAGAATAAGGAGGTACTCACGCTGGATGAGAGCAAAGTTAAGGCTGAGGCCCAGCAGGCCGCCACAAGGCTGTGGGGGTGA
- a CDS encoding aldehyde ferredoxin oxidoreductase family protein — protein MALTAFVDLSNGRIEVTPTDESLLQQFIGGRGYAAKLLSDQVTARVGPFDAENLLIFSSGPLTGTPWPTAARYTVTAKSPLTDAYGYANSGGFFGPQLRKAGFDALVISSSSPKPVYLLVDDQHVEIRPANDLWGKTTTETESILRERHPESRVASIGPAGERLVRIAAIINDYHRAAARTGMGAVMGSKRLKAVVARGKGGPGTYSAAFQTAVKEAHRKVAQNAGAEGLRKWGTVLLIRPKNIVGDLPAKNHQQAQVPFVDRIDAAAIARYTVTNKGCFACPIKCGRVSKIEAGPYACELEGPEYETTDALGPMCWLEDIEAVMYANLLCNQLGLDTISTGVVIAFAMECHEQGLLNDENLSLEWGDPHTVIGLVRQIGAREGLGDILAEGTKRAAERIGQGAERFAMQVKGVELPRQEPRIAKAFGLGHATSNRGADHLYALPTVDIAGMHDVARKLFPDLLPELMEVTSEQYKANLVVFSEHFCAVADSVGICKFSGPETYAVFPEDIASGLSELGPLFTTEELLTAGERIVNLERMFNVRHGLSRRDDILPKRFTEEPLQLYEYTGEGVAGLMAKPKETAGKPHLIDIAKMLQEYYTLRGWDDSGIPTPQKLKQLGLA, from the coding sequence ATGGCGCTGACAGCATTTGTCGACTTGTCCAACGGGCGGATCGAGGTCACCCCAACGGACGAGAGCCTCTTGCAGCAATTCATCGGTGGACGAGGTTACGCCGCTAAGCTCCTGTCTGACCAGGTGACCGCCCGCGTAGGACCTTTTGATGCAGAGAACTTGCTCATTTTTTCCAGCGGACCGCTCACCGGTACACCCTGGCCAACTGCGGCCCGTTATACGGTGACGGCCAAGTCCCCTCTCACCGATGCCTACGGTTACGCCAACTCCGGTGGCTTTTTCGGTCCCCAGCTACGGAAGGCCGGCTTTGATGCCCTGGTGATCAGCAGTAGCTCCCCAAAACCTGTCTATCTTCTGGTTGACGACCAGCACGTCGAAATTCGGCCGGCGAACGATCTTTGGGGAAAGACGACTACGGAAACAGAATCCATCTTGCGTGAACGTCATCCGGAATCACGGGTGGCCTCTATCGGCCCGGCCGGGGAGAGATTAGTGCGCATCGCCGCTATAATCAACGACTATCATCGGGCAGCGGCACGTACTGGTATGGGCGCGGTGATGGGTTCGAAAAGGCTCAAGGCCGTGGTGGCGCGCGGAAAAGGTGGGCCAGGAACATATTCGGCCGCCTTCCAGACCGCCGTTAAAGAGGCCCATCGGAAGGTAGCCCAGAATGCCGGCGCCGAGGGGCTACGCAAGTGGGGCACAGTCCTGCTGATTCGGCCCAAGAATATCGTTGGCGACCTGCCGGCTAAGAACCACCAACAGGCTCAGGTGCCCTTTGTGGATCGCATAGACGCCGCAGCTATCGCCCGCTATACCGTGACCAACAAGGGCTGCTTCGCCTGTCCTATAAAGTGTGGGAGGGTGTCCAAAATAGAGGCAGGGCCATACGCCTGCGAGCTGGAAGGGCCGGAATACGAGACCACCGATGCCCTTGGCCCTATGTGCTGGCTAGAGGATATCGAGGCGGTGATGTATGCCAACCTTCTCTGCAATCAGCTGGGGCTGGATACCATCTCCACCGGTGTGGTCATCGCCTTCGCTATGGAGTGCCATGAACAGGGACTATTGAACGATGAGAATCTATCCCTGGAATGGGGAGACCCCCACACAGTCATCGGACTAGTCCGTCAGATTGGTGCCAGGGAGGGGTTGGGTGATATCCTGGCTGAGGGGACCAAGCGAGCCGCTGAGCGGATAGGTCAAGGGGCAGAGCGCTTTGCTATGCAGGTGAAGGGGGTGGAGCTGCCCCGCCAGGAGCCACGCATAGCCAAGGCCTTCGGCTTGGGACATGCCACCTCTAATAGAGGAGCCGACCACCTCTATGCCCTGCCCACGGTTGATATCGCTGGCATGCACGATGTGGCCAGAAAGCTGTTCCCCGACCTCTTGCCTGAGTTGATGGAGGTGACCTCCGAACAGTACAAGGCCAATCTGGTAGTCTTTTCAGAGCACTTCTGCGCTGTGGCCGATTCGGTAGGGATCTGCAAGTTCTCCGGGCCGGAGACCTACGCCGTCTTCCCTGAGGATATCGCTAGCGGACTGAGCGAGTTGGGTCCCCTCTTCACCACTGAGGAGCTGCTAACAGCCGGCGAGCGTATCGTCAATCTGGAAAGGATGTTTAACGTCAGACATGGGCTCTCTCGGCGAGACGACATCCTACCCAAGCGATTCACGGAGGAGCCACTCCAGCTCTACGAGTACACTGGAGAGGGAGTCGCCGGACTTATGGCCAAGCCCAAAGAGACCGCTGGGAAACCCCATCTTATCGACATCGCTAAAATGTTACAGGAGTATTACACCTTGCGGGGTTGGGATGACTCCGGTATCCCAACCCCGCAAAAACTGAAACAACTTGGCCTTGCCTGA
- a CDS encoding aldehyde ferredoxin oxidoreductase family protein, with product MFPYKGYAGKYLRINLTEGTIHSCELEEERAELYLGGNGFGTKILWDEVPPEVDPLSPENRLIIATGVLCGTLMPNSSRIEVIAKSPLTGIYGDANAGGFFAPELKFAGYDLLVFEGRAKSPLYLYIEDGQAELLPAEHLWGKGNTETARLIQQRHGDREIKVASMGPAGENLVRFASINFPELRTAARTGVGAVMGSKNLKAVAVRGCGNVEIADPINFYDVATDCHRRIRVNEFYGPVSRYGTPGLVTLMNPMGRFPTKNFQMGSFLYADDISAEELREHYFVRELGCFNCPVGCDKIYRAPEGTEFAGTTVRSLEYETLDAFGAAVWNNNLPSILQDNVLCDELGLDTISAGRAISFAMELYEKGILTKEETDGLDLTWGNYEVIPILLKKIAKREGFGDLLAEGTLRAARRIGRGAERYVMHVKGQEIAGQDGRAQQSMGLAHVTSSRGADHLKGFPTIDETGYPSEAVRRYGDEYMPDLIDPLSNKHKAMLVKDGEDFGAVVDSSGLCKSGGTFVLAEVYWTEMAKAIQYATGMDMDVPKLKTIGERIYNLQRCYNIMHGISRKDDTLPERFLKELSPSGHAKGHVVNLQPMLEEYYELRRWDKTTGFPTPQKLRELGLEEAIDRIAVAERASRRNP from the coding sequence ATGTTTCCTTATAAGGGATACGCCGGAAAATACCTCCGCATCAATCTGACAGAGGGTACCATTCACAGCTGCGAGTTGGAAGAGGAACGGGCCGAACTGTATCTGGGAGGAAATGGCTTCGGTACCAAGATCCTCTGGGACGAGGTGCCTCCAGAGGTCGATCCTCTCTCCCCTGAGAATAGGCTCATCATCGCCACGGGCGTCCTCTGTGGCACGTTGATGCCGAACAGCTCACGTATAGAGGTTATCGCCAAGTCTCCCCTCACAGGCATTTACGGCGATGCCAACGCAGGTGGCTTCTTTGCCCCCGAACTGAAGTTCGCTGGCTATGATCTCCTCGTTTTTGAGGGACGCGCCAAAAGCCCGCTCTATCTCTACATCGAAGATGGACAGGCGGAGCTACTGCCAGCGGAACATCTCTGGGGTAAGGGGAACACAGAGACAGCCAGGCTGATCCAGCAGCGACATGGTGACCGTGAGATAAAGGTGGCCTCTATGGGCCCGGCTGGCGAGAATCTTGTGCGCTTTGCCAGCATCAACTTCCCTGAGTTAAGAACAGCGGCCCGCACCGGTGTCGGCGCGGTGATGGGTTCGAAGAACCTGAAGGCCGTAGCCGTACGCGGCTGCGGAAACGTGGAGATCGCTGATCCAATCAATTTCTATGATGTGGCCACAGATTGTCACCGACGGATACGCGTCAACGAATTCTACGGTCCTGTCTCCCGCTATGGGACACCTGGCCTAGTTACCTTGATGAATCCCATGGGACGCTTCCCCACGAAAAACTTCCAAATGGGCAGCTTCCTCTACGCCGATGATATCAGCGCCGAGGAGTTGCGTGAACACTACTTCGTGCGAGAGCTCGGCTGCTTCAATTGTCCTGTGGGCTGCGACAAGATCTACCGCGCCCCCGAGGGAACAGAATTCGCCGGCACGACTGTACGTAGCCTGGAATATGAGACTTTAGATGCCTTCGGGGCCGCCGTTTGGAACAATAACCTTCCCTCTATCCTGCAAGACAATGTCTTATGTGACGAGCTGGGCTTGGACACCATCTCTGCCGGGCGAGCCATCTCTTTTGCTATGGAACTTTACGAGAAGGGAATCTTAACCAAAGAGGAGACCGATGGCCTGGATCTCACCTGGGGCAACTATGAGGTTATCCCCATATTACTAAAGAAGATCGCCAAACGAGAAGGATTCGGCGACCTCCTGGCAGAAGGAACACTACGAGCGGCGCGGCGCATCGGTAGGGGCGCAGAGCGCTATGTAATGCACGTTAAGGGACAAGAGATTGCTGGCCAGGATGGTCGGGCTCAGCAATCCATGGGGCTCGCCCATGTGACCTCGAGCCGAGGAGCAGACCATCTCAAAGGTTTCCCCACCATTGACGAGACCGGTTATCCCTCTGAGGCTGTGCGCCGCTACGGCGATGAGTATATGCCCGACCTGATCGATCCCCTTTCCAACAAGCATAAGGCGATGCTAGTGAAGGATGGCGAAGACTTCGGAGCAGTCGTTGACTCTTCTGGATTATGTAAGTCGGGAGGCACCTTCGTCCTGGCCGAGGTCTACTGGACAGAGATGGCCAAGGCGATTCAATACGCCACCGGCATGGACATGGATGTTCCCAAGCTGAAAACGATCGGGGAACGCATCTACAATCTCCAGCGCTGTTACAACATTATGCACGGCATATCGCGCAAGGATGATACCCTCCCAGAAAGATTTCTTAAAGAACTCTCCCCCTCCGGACACGCCAAAGGGCACGTGGTCAATCTCCAACCAATGCTCGAGGAGTATTACGAATTGCGACGCTGGGATAAGACGACAGGCTTCCCTACCCCGCAGAAGCTGCGCGAACTCGGCTTGGAGGAAGCAATCGACAGGATCGCGGTAGCCGAACGGGCCAGCCGCCGTAATCCCTAA
- a CDS encoding flavodoxin family protein: MTTVIKILGIAGSPRKGATEYAVQEALRAAAEVPGIVTEFYTVRGKKIAYCNHCDHCRRHRTTCIIRDDMDEVYELVAEADGFIIGSPVYNMNTTAQLQALLNRTRAARFIYPGAWKNKVGGAIAVGGTRHGGQETALLTILNFYYARQVIAVGGAFGGYAGGTIWSRDNRKTGAQEDEVGMATVLGLGRRVAEIARIVKLGKLSVEELQSQLGEPLPLEQQPVVEDYNV, from the coding sequence ATGACTACTGTAATCAAAATACTGGGCATAGCCGGTAGCCCGCGCAAAGGAGCTACCGAGTATGCCGTCCAGGAGGCGCTGCGAGCGGCTGCAGAGGTACCCGGCATAGTGACCGAATTCTACACGGTGCGAGGCAAGAAGATAGCCTATTGCAACCATTGCGATCACTGTCGCCGCCATAGAACGACGTGCATCATCAGGGATGATATGGATGAAGTGTACGAGCTGGTGGCAGAGGCTGATGGCTTTATTATCGGGTCGCCTGTTTACAACATGAATACCACGGCCCAGCTCCAGGCTTTGCTCAATCGCACAAGGGCAGCACGCTTCATCTATCCCGGCGCTTGGAAGAACAAGGTGGGTGGAGCCATCGCCGTGGGGGGCACCCGCCACGGTGGCCAGGAAACAGCCCTGCTGACTATACTCAATTTCTATTACGCTCGCCAGGTCATCGCCGTGGGCGGCGCCTTCGGAGGATACGCCGGAGGCACCATCTGGTCTAGAGACAACCGTAAGACAGGAGCGCAGGAAGACGAGGTCGGTATGGCCACCGTACTTGGCCTGGGGCGGCGCGTGGCCGAGATAGCCCGCATAGTGAAATTGGGCAAACTGTCTGTAGAGGAGCTGCAATCCCAGCTGGGTGAACCGTTACCCCTTGAACAACAACCGGTCGTTGAGGACTACAACGTATAA
- a CDS encoding UbiD family decarboxylase, whose translation MPKVNDLRSFLQVLEGNNQLVRIEKPVSLHHELANVLATLERKDGPAAIFTTAGDQGIPVVGSALASHERIALALGCKKEEIVDALGAAIANPIPPRYATAPLCQEVIMKGEEVDLYRLPIPFHAQGDAGPFITGGVTFSKDPATGRGNCSYQRMQLKGRNKLGIMINEWRHLRGFLAFAEKQNQPLPIAVAIGLDPAIMIAAGIRTERDEIEIAGGIRGEPIEIARGATVDINVPARAEIVVEGRIIPGVRESEGPLAEFTGHYGALWDCPVFEVTAICHRREPIFQTIVPGSFEHVNLGNVLPREPILRQFVRHVAPQVSVVHLTPYSGGFMAVAALEKDNPGQPKNVALAALASHVNIRICIVVDPDINIFVPSEVLFALSTRVDWKEDVFLVPHAQGHELDLTGDERGVQTKIGIDATLVKGRRKEYHQRVVYPEVDLGTYIQAQK comes from the coding sequence ATGCCAAAAGTTAACGACCTGCGTTCCTTTCTTCAGGTCCTTGAGGGCAATAATCAATTGGTGCGCATCGAGAAGCCTGTTTCCCTGCACCACGAGCTGGCCAATGTGCTGGCCACGCTGGAGAGGAAGGACGGACCAGCAGCCATCTTCACCACCGCCGGTGACCAGGGTATACCAGTAGTGGGTAGTGCTCTCGCCTCTCATGAACGTATCGCCCTGGCCCTTGGTTGTAAGAAGGAGGAGATCGTTGATGCCCTGGGAGCAGCTATCGCCAATCCCATTCCTCCCCGCTATGCGACTGCCCCCCTCTGCCAGGAGGTCATAATGAAGGGTGAAGAGGTCGATCTCTATCGCTTGCCCATACCCTTCCATGCCCAAGGCGATGCTGGCCCCTTCATCACTGGTGGGGTGACCTTTTCTAAAGACCCTGCCACCGGACGAGGCAATTGCTCTTACCAACGCATGCAGCTCAAGGGGCGCAATAAGTTGGGGATTATGATCAACGAATGGCGACATCTGCGCGGCTTCCTAGCCTTCGCCGAAAAGCAGAACCAACCCCTGCCCATTGCCGTGGCCATCGGATTGGATCCAGCCATAATGATCGCTGCTGGAATACGGACAGAGCGCGACGAGATAGAGATCGCCGGGGGCATCAGGGGCGAGCCTATAGAGATCGCTCGAGGGGCAACGGTAGACATCAACGTCCCAGCCCGGGCTGAAATCGTAGTCGAGGGGAGAATCATTCCTGGTGTACGGGAGAGTGAAGGCCCCCTGGCCGAATTCACCGGTCACTACGGTGCCCTCTGGGATTGTCCTGTCTTCGAAGTGACTGCTATCTGCCACCGACGGGAACCCATTTTCCAAACGATCGTCCCCGGCTCATTTGAACACGTCAACCTGGGCAACGTTCTGCCCCGCGAGCCTATCTTAAGACAGTTCGTACGACACGTCGCTCCACAGGTATCGGTCGTGCATCTCACCCCCTATAGTGGAGGCTTCATGGCTGTCGCCGCCTTAGAAAAGGATAATCCCGGGCAACCTAAAAATGTAGCTCTGGCAGCGCTGGCCTCCCACGTGAACATCAGGATCTGCATCGTCGTCGATCCCGATATAAACATCTTCGTTCCCAGCGAGGTCCTTTTCGCCCTATCTACCAGGGTCGATTGGAAGGAGGATGTCTTCCTGGTGCCTCATGCGCAAGGCCACGAGCTGGATCTGACCGGCGATGAGCGGGGCGTGCAAACCAAGATCGGTATTGACGCCACCCTCGTGAAGGGTCGGCGTAAAGAGTATCACCAGCGGGTGGTCTATCCAGAGGTGGACCTCGGCACCTATATTCAGGCGCAGAAATAG
- a CDS encoding FAD-dependent oxidoreductase — protein MEQAINVTLKYHNIIRDATGKRSEVLTFPRMTRLRQVLIEICDRYGPRLRQLLLTEEAELSPYARIFLDSKAIHEADLDTEISDGAELLLFPAIAGGAGGKDYVIVGSSAAGLSALEAIRQREGRARITVISREAEPPYSRIFTPDYVAGKVTVEDMLVRPHEFYEQMEATILQGEDKTVLKVEPRQKSIHLADGQTLTYNKLLIASGASPILPNIPGVNLDGVSTMWTLADARKVARWVEKATSAVVVGGGLVGLKTAEALLSRGLRVTVVVSSGQVLSQMLDREPARIVEKRMEELGVRILTRRDVIKICGPGRVESVVLNDGQRLPCQLVVMGKGVKPNIDFVQGTDIKVRRGIIVDERCQTSVPDIYAAGDATEAYDVAYREYRVNAMWLNATQQGQTAGANMSGESLVKSGTTALNIGSFFKVPVASLGISRPQGDGYIEHIWVNTSQRYRKIVTQDNYIVGVQLVGDVSDAGIFHHLIQERRMLDGMATYLPSRKLTYSHTLAKLPLIGK, from the coding sequence GTGGAGCAGGCGATAAACGTCACCCTTAAGTATCACAATATAATCAGGGACGCAACAGGAAAAAGGAGTGAGGTTCTCACTTTTCCCCGGATGACGAGGCTCAGGCAGGTCCTGATAGAGATTTGCGACAGATATGGTCCCCGCCTTCGCCAACTGCTGCTCACGGAGGAGGCGGAGCTCAGCCCGTACGCCCGTATCTTCCTCGATAGCAAAGCCATACATGAGGCAGACCTGGACACCGAGATCAGCGATGGCGCCGAACTCCTCCTCTTCCCGGCCATCGCTGGCGGTGCCGGCGGGAAAGATTACGTGATCGTTGGCAGCAGTGCCGCTGGCCTAAGTGCTTTGGAAGCCATCCGCCAGCGCGAAGGGCGGGCGAGGATAACCGTCATCTCCAGAGAAGCGGAGCCCCCCTATTCCCGCATATTCACCCCCGATTACGTGGCTGGCAAGGTCACTGTGGAGGATATGCTTGTCCGTCCCCACGAGTTCTATGAGCAAATGGAAGCCACCATCCTCCAGGGCGAGGACAAGACAGTATTGAAGGTAGAGCCGCGACAAAAGAGCATCCATCTGGCCGATGGTCAGACGCTCACCTACAATAAATTGCTTATCGCCAGCGGTGCTTCGCCCATTCTCCCCAACATCCCCGGCGTGAACTTAGACGGCGTCTCGACGATGTGGACCTTGGCTGACGCTCGCAAGGTAGCCAGATGGGTGGAGAAGGCCACCTCGGCCGTGGTTGTCGGCGGCGGACTGGTTGGGCTGAAGACAGCTGAGGCCCTCCTCTCCAGAGGCTTAAGGGTGACGGTCGTCGTCAGCTCCGGGCAGGTCCTCTCCCAAATGCTCGACCGAGAGCCAGCCCGGATTGTAGAGAAGCGTATGGAGGAACTGGGTGTAAGGATTCTGACCCGTAGGGACGTCATCAAAATATGTGGGCCAGGGAGAGTAGAGAGTGTCGTGCTCAACGATGGACAGCGCCTCCCCTGTCAGCTAGTGGTCATGGGGAAAGGGGTCAAACCCAATATTGATTTTGTGCAGGGCACTGATATAAAGGTCAGGCGTGGTATCATCGTGGATGAGCGCTGTCAAACAAGTGTACCTGACATCTATGCGGCCGGTGATGCCACTGAGGCCTACGACGTAGCCTACCGCGAGTATCGAGTGAACGCAATGTGGCTTAACGCCACGCAGCAGGGTCAGACGGCCGGGGCGAACATGAGCGGGGAGTCTCTCGTTAAATCCGGCACTACAGCCCTGAACATCGGTTCTTTCTTCAAGGTGCCAGTGGCTTCGCTGGGGATCAGTCGCCCCCAAGGGGATGGCTATATTGAACATATCTGGGTGAACACATCCCAGCGTTACCGCAAGATCGTGACTCAAGATAACTACATTGTGGGGGTGCAGCTGGTGGGCGATGTCAGCGATGCAGGAATATTCCACCATCTGATTCAAGAGAGGAGGATGCTGGACGGTATGGCCACTTACCTGCCTAGCCGCAAGCTGACTTACTCTCATACCCTGGCTAAACTGCCCCTGATTGGTAAGTGA
- a CDS encoding 4Fe-4S binding protein yields MASLETTLCGITLPNPFILSSGPLSYSGEALARALEAGAGAVVTKTIRREAAINPTPHMVRLTPSGLLNCEKWADLGPREWIEKEIPRAKQSGGIVIASLGHTVREVIELVEAIAGAGSDMIELVSYEEDQLVSMVTQARRRVHIPLLAKLSPNWRNLANVVAGCIAEGANGITAIDSVGPVLRLDIRTRKPILGGSYGLGWLSGPPIKPIALAIVAQTAMANRVDIVGVGGVSTPEDAVEMFLAGAKAIGVCTAPLTRGLSVFQKLTSGLGRLLDELGYASIAEVSGASLPYLIEKESVTRLNFTYDKEKCTDCQLCVTLCPYRSRHLVNYQMSLDENTCRFCGYCVSICAPKALTIVP; encoded by the coding sequence ATGGCTAGCCTAGAGACGACCCTCTGTGGAATTACCCTGCCCAATCCCTTCATCCTTTCTTCAGGTCCACTCTCCTACTCAGGGGAGGCGCTGGCACGGGCTTTGGAGGCTGGAGCAGGAGCCGTAGTCACGAAAACTATCCGCCGCGAAGCAGCCATCAATCCTACGCCGCACATGGTACGTCTGACACCGAGTGGGCTTCTGAACTGCGAGAAGTGGGCTGACCTGGGCCCCCGCGAGTGGATTGAGAAGGAGATTCCCCGTGCTAAACAGAGCGGGGGCATAGTCATTGCCAGCCTAGGACATACAGTAAGAGAGGTCATCGAGTTGGTAGAGGCCATAGCCGGCGCGGGATCAGACATGATTGAGCTCGTCTCTTATGAGGAGGACCAGCTGGTGTCCATGGTAACGCAGGCACGGCGGCGAGTGCATATCCCCCTTCTGGCCAAGCTCAGCCCTAACTGGAGAAATCTGGCCAACGTTGTGGCTGGTTGCATCGCTGAAGGAGCCAACGGCATAACGGCCATCGACTCCGTCGGACCGGTGTTACGCCTGGACATTCGAACGAGAAAGCCCATTTTGGGGGGCAGCTATGGCTTGGGTTGGCTCTCTGGACCACCCATTAAACCGATCGCCCTGGCCATCGTTGCTCAGACAGCTATGGCTAACAGGGTCGATATCGTCGGCGTCGGTGGCGTGAGCACGCCTGAAGATGCCGTAGAGATGTTTCTGGCCGGCGCAAAGGCGATAGGGGTTTGCACGGCCCCACTCACGCGTGGACTCAGCGTCTTCCAGAAGCTCACCAGCGGACTGGGGCGGTTGCTTGATGAGTTGGGTTATGCCTCCATCGCTGAGGTTTCAGGCGCTTCCCTGCCCTACCTCATTGAGAAAGAGTCGGTAACCAGACTCAATTTCACCTATGACAAGGAGAAGTGCACCGATTGCCAACTCTGCGTCACCCTATGCCCTTACAGGTCACGCCATTTAGTCAACTATCAGATGTCGCTTGACGAAAACACCTGCCGCTTTTGCGGCTATTGCGTCTCGATCTGCGCTCCAAAAGCGCTCACCATCGTCCCTTAG
- a CDS encoding 4Fe-4S dicluster domain-containing protein, whose protein sequence is MYLAIDPGKCTGCRACEVFCSFIKEKAINPAKARISVLKWEDEGIFIPFTCQQCTRPLCAEACPVQAIARNAQTGAMEINTARCLGCKMCILACPFGGIWWDGDRSLPIKCDLCQGDPECVKWCAPKALSYEKEVKVGLRLRREGVGKLAALLELVEGR, encoded by the coding sequence ATGTATCTGGCTATAGACCCAGGCAAATGTACCGGGTGCCGAGCCTGCGAGGTCTTCTGCTCTTTCATTAAAGAAAAAGCGATCAATCCAGCCAAAGCGCGCATCTCGGTTCTCAAATGGGAGGACGAGGGCATCTTCATTCCCTTCACCTGCCAGCAATGTACCCGACCCCTTTGCGCTGAGGCCTGCCCTGTCCAGGCCATCGCCCGCAACGCCCAAACAGGGGCGATGGAGATAAACACCGCCAGGTGTCTCGGTTGCAAGATGTGCATCCTGGCCTGCCCCTTCGGAGGTATCTGGTGGGATGGGGACAGGAGTTTGCCGATAAAATGCGACCTTTGCCAGGGCGATCCGGAGTGCGTCAAATGGTGTGCCCCCAAGGCGCTGTCTTACGAAAAAGAGGTGAAGGTTGGATTGCGCCTGCGCAGGGAAGGGGTAGGAAAGCTGGCCGCCCTGCTGGAGCTGGTGGAAGGGAGGTAG